The following are encoded together in the Pleurocapsa sp. FMAR1 genome:
- a CDS encoding metallophosphoesterase family protein, which produces MNSQIVFEYLPDIKDLPLILAGPILRRTEADSITVWLALKKAQSLLLQVYETENEGQAISELIFQGQRDTIQLGEHLHIVAITAKATGGKSLQSGEIYAYNVYCDGNGYSLLDDIQTSSYSLSYFSHQLPTFSLPPADLNQLKIVHGSCRKPHGGGKDTLSYLDNLILESAHLATERPHQLFLTGDQIYGDDVADPILWLAQGINQLLFGWSEELPLIEGTILANEIIPGKRAEIARIEGGLTAMLEKTPQKAKSHLFSFGEYAAAYLLAWSPVLMPVDFPSGKSLFKDSKKSHHWQQELEDINSFVKDSNCVRRALANIPVYTICDDHDISDDWYLNRQWCDRVLGKPLGKRIVQNGLLAYGLFQAWGNTPQKFAEATGGEKLLQLASKWLASKGQDVWAKQKCDRYLGIPATDPSTGLPRLETDADVVILARDSEAIPWHYSVSSYKHEVIVLDTRTWRGYPPEEDKGLEPPMLLCPRAFEQQLESPLSQSKAEIEATIIILPTNLVALGIIDRIQQFELSRGRVFHSDVGDSWNFHADAFAQLLLTLCQQRQRVIILSGDIHYSCAVRFSHWFYDAPEGSVLVQLTSSAIKNSEMATRVAHTKLKSLFPEKTESWLGWNNPLKLKEISPSGSKQKQQYLDDSNSLPDWQYRIEWCKRQPAQSLSWQQSQEKLTPKGYSSRSPVALSLWQKFIASLIFWLWRNSWLQEGSEVIGRNNLSLVKFRWSTTKTVIQESYWHPPWNNTGAVKSRYEVSLEADPLPPLPKIK; this is translated from the coding sequence TTGAATTCACAGATTGTTTTTGAATATTTACCAGATATTAAAGATCTGCCTCTAATTTTAGCTGGTCCAATTTTACGACGTACAGAAGCAGACAGCATTACTGTTTGGTTGGCATTAAAAAAAGCGCAATCGCTTTTGCTGCAAGTATATGAGACAGAAAACGAAGGTCAAGCCATTAGTGAACTAATATTCCAAGGTCAGCGCGACACAATCCAATTAGGTGAACATCTTCATATAGTTGCCATCACCGCCAAAGCCACGGGCGGTAAATCCCTTCAATCAGGCGAAATTTATGCTTATAATGTTTACTGCGATGGCAATGGTTACAGCCTACTCGACGATATCCAAACCAGCAGCTATAGCCTGAGTTATTTTTCCCATCAGCTTCCTACTTTTTCTCTACCACCCGCTGATTTAAACCAGCTAAAAATCGTTCATGGCTCTTGTCGTAAGCCTCATGGTGGTGGTAAAGACACTCTATCTTATTTAGACAATTTAATTCTAGAATCAGCACATTTAGCAACCGAAAGACCTCATCAGCTATTTCTCACAGGAGATCAGATATACGGTGATGATGTTGCCGATCCTATTCTTTGGCTAGCTCAAGGTATTAATCAACTTTTGTTTGGTTGGTCGGAAGAGTTACCTCTAATAGAAGGAACAATCTTGGCTAACGAGATAATTCCAGGTAAACGCGCAGAGATTGCCCGTATTGAAGGGGGATTGACTGCCATGCTAGAAAAAACCCCCCAAAAAGCTAAAAGCCATTTATTTAGCTTTGGTGAATATGCTGCTGCTTACTTGTTGGCTTGGTCGCCAGTATTGATGCCTGTAGATTTTCCCTCTGGCAAAAGTTTATTCAAAGACAGCAAGAAGTCACATCATTGGCAACAAGAACTTGAAGATATAAATAGCTTTGTCAAGGATTCAAACTGCGTCAGGCGAGCATTAGCTAATATTCCCGTGTATACTATTTGCGATGACCATGACATTAGCGATGATTGGTATCTGAATCGGCAATGGTGCGATCGCGTTTTAGGGAAGCCTTTAGGCAAAAGAATTGTTCAGAATGGTTTATTGGCTTATGGTTTGTTTCAAGCCTGGGGTAACACACCCCAAAAGTTTGCAGAGGCAACAGGAGGAGAAAAGCTACTGCAACTAGCCTCTAAGTGGTTAGCTTCAAAAGGTCAAGATGTGTGGGCAAAACAAAAATGCGATCGCTATTTGGGCATTCCTGCTACTGACCCGTCAACAGGATTACCTCGATTAGAAACCGACGCAGACGTAGTTATCCTGGCGCGAGACAGTGAAGCTATTCCCTGGCACTACAGCGTCAGCAGCTATAAACATGAAGTTATTGTGCTAGACACCCGTACTTGGCGCGGTTACCCTCCTGAAGAAGATAAAGGTCTAGAACCGCCTATGTTACTATGCCCTAGAGCTTTTGAACAACAGCTAGAAAGCCCTTTGAGCCAAAGTAAAGCAGAAATTGAAGCCACTATAATTATTTTACCGACAAACTTAGTTGCCTTAGGCATTATCGATCGCATTCAGCAATTTGAATTAAGTCGCGGTCGTGTATTTCATAGTGATGTGGGAGATTCTTGGAATTTTCACGCCGACGCTTTTGCCCAGCTATTACTTACTCTTTGTCAACAACGTCAGCGAGTAATTATTCTCTCAGGAGATATTCACTACAGTTGTGCAGTACGTTTTTCTCATTGGTTTTATGATGCACCTGAAGGTTCTGTATTAGTCCAGCTTACCTCCAGCGCGATTAAAAATTCCGAGATGGCTACTCGCGTGGCGCATACCAAACTTAAATCTTTGTTTCCCGAAAAAACTGAAAGCTGGTTGGGATGGAATAACCCTTTAAAGCTGAAAGAAATTTCCCCCTCTGGCTCGAAACAAAAGCAACAGTATTTAGATGACTCAAATTCACTTCCTGATTGGCAATATCGTATTGAATGGTGCAAAAGACAGCCAGCCCAATCATTATCTTGGCAGCAGTCCCAGGAAAAACTTACCCCTAAAGGATATAGTTCTCGTAGTCCTGTTGCTCTTAGTCTTTGGCAGAAGTTTATTGCTAGCTTGATTTTTTGGCTGTGGCGCAATTCTTGGTTACAGGAGGGTTCAGAAGTTATCGGCAGAAATAACCTCAGTTTGGTCAAGTTTCGCTGGTCAACTACTAAAACAGTTATTCAAGAAAGTTACTGGCATCCTCCTTGGAACAATACTGGTGCGGTTAAAAGCCGTTATGAGGTTTCCTTGGAAGCCGATCCCTTGCCTCCCTTGCCAAAAATAAAGTAG
- a CDS encoding DUF2997 domain-containing protein has translation METLEFIIYPDGRVKETVTGIVGSSCQEVTAAIEEQLGVVIDQKPSSDYYAQNVTQTATVATQNNYSDW, from the coding sequence ATGGAAACACTTGAATTCATTATTTATCCCGATGGTCGGGTTAAAGAGACAGTAACTGGTATTGTTGGCTCATCTTGCCAAGAGGTGACAGCAGCAATTGAAGAACAGTTAGGGGTGGTTATTGACCAAAAACCTTCTTCTGACTACTATGCTCAGAATGTTACTCAAACAGCTACTGTAGCTACCCAAAACAACTATAGTGATTGGTAA
- a CDS encoding PadR family transcriptional regulator: protein MRSTMFEYFDSRFSPAWAGENFDIQFFASEKFAGRRRGFGGRWRDEPRTRRGEIKFILLSLLSERPQHGYELIKELENRRGGFRRLSPGSVYPKLQMLEEKGYLTSEQIDDKRVYTITDSGRQLLDEREQQLGSEKVYGNSTAKESSELIELRRTLTELNDAVTHAARSGNPEQTNQVRDLLVQVKREIYKLLSQM from the coding sequence ATGAGGTCAACTATGTTTGAATACTTCGATTCGCGCTTTTCGCCAGCATGGGCTGGAGAAAATTTTGACATTCAGTTTTTCGCCAGTGAGAAATTTGCAGGAAGACGAAGAGGATTTGGTGGCAGGTGGAGGGATGAGCCTCGTACCCGTCGTGGTGAAATAAAGTTTATTTTGCTTAGCTTGCTATCTGAGCGACCCCAGCACGGTTATGAACTGATAAAAGAGTTAGAAAATCGTCGCGGTGGTTTTCGTCGCCTTAGTCCAGGATCGGTGTATCCAAAGCTGCAAATGCTAGAAGAAAAGGGTTATTTAACTAGCGAGCAAATCGATGACAAACGTGTCTACACCATTACAGACAGTGGTAGACAGCTATTGGATGAGCGCGAACAACAGCTTGGTTCAGAAAAAGTTTACGGTAACTCTACAGCGAAGGAGTCTTCTGAATTAATCGAGTTGCGGCGTACTTTGACAGAGTTGAATGATGCTGTTACACACGCTGCTCGAAGTGGTAACCCCGAACAGACAAATCAAGTGCGCGATCTTTTGGTTCAGGTTAAGCGTGAAATTTACAAGCTCTTGTCACAGATGTAG
- a CDS encoding oligosaccharide flippase family protein yields the protein MNITEIKSKATNLFHSNLARDTFWMLSSKLFNVVMQTGYFVIVARILGKENYGSFIVVTACASIIFPFVALGSEHILVKNVSTNKASFSTYWGNALVLLTANGSFLTLALLLISPLIFPKNIVWGTILLILISDLICLALYDLGSKALIANDMVKKTAQLGILNTCGKLLAALCLAAFFENPGIATWSYLYLTSSVVTSVITVLIVHKMVGLPKPILSELKSNIGQGLYFAISASASNINAGLDKSMLGKLAGVGAAGIYGSAYRFIDVGNVPLLALSGATYTRFFQRGASGIKGSLSLAKRLLPFIAFYAIASVIGYFFIAPYIPNILGEEYKDAIDALLLLSPLPAIAAFTYLAADSLTGSGNQKARSIVQVGAAILNICLNILLIPKFSWQGAAWATLISDSLRMVFLWLIAFYLYRQTTK from the coding sequence ATGAATATAACAGAGATAAAATCCAAAGCAACAAATCTATTCCATAGTAATCTGGCACGGGATACTTTCTGGATGCTGTCATCTAAATTGTTTAACGTGGTCATGCAAACTGGATACTTTGTTATCGTTGCCCGTATATTGGGAAAAGAAAATTATGGTTCTTTTATTGTTGTTACTGCTTGCGCATCAATTATTTTTCCCTTTGTTGCTTTGGGTAGTGAACACATCCTAGTCAAAAATGTTTCGACTAATAAAGCTAGCTTTAGTACCTATTGGGGCAATGCGCTGGTTCTCTTGACTGCTAACGGTTCTTTTTTAACTTTAGCTTTGTTATTAATATCTCCCTTGATATTTCCCAAAAACATTGTATGGGGAACAATCCTGCTGATTTTAATATCAGATCTCATTTGCCTAGCCTTGTACGATCTTGGGTCTAAAGCTTTAATAGCTAATGACATGGTCAAAAAGACAGCACAGTTGGGAATATTGAATACTTGTGGCAAACTGCTAGCTGCTCTGTGTTTGGCTGCCTTTTTTGAGAATCCAGGTATTGCCACCTGGAGTTATTTATACCTCACCAGTTCGGTAGTTACTTCTGTTATTACTGTCTTAATAGTTCATAAAATGGTAGGTTTACCAAAACCTATTTTATCAGAACTTAAATCTAATATTGGTCAGGGATTATACTTCGCTATTAGTGCTTCAGCTAGTAACATCAATGCAGGCTTAGATAAATCGATGCTGGGTAAATTAGCTGGTGTTGGTGCTGCTGGAATATATGGTTCAGCTTATCGCTTTATTGATGTTGGTAACGTTCCCCTTTTGGCATTATCTGGTGCTACCTATACTAGGTTTTTTCAGCGTGGCGCATCGGGAATTAAAGGTAGCTTAAGCCTTGCCAAACGTCTGCTGCCTTTTATAGCATTTTATGCGATCGCTAGCGTCATTGGCTATTTCTTTATTGCTCCTTATATTCCCAATATTTTAGGTGAAGAATACAAAGATGCTATTGACGCATTGTTACTATTATCACCTTTACCAGCGATCGCAGCTTTCACCTATTTAGCAGCAGATTCTCTTACGGGTTCAGGAAATCAAAAGGCTCGAAGCATAGTCCAAGTAGGTGCTGCAATTCTCAATATCTGTTTAAATATATTGCTTATTCCCAAGTTTTCTTGGCAGGGTGCTGCTTGGGCTACCTTAATTTCTGACTCATTAAGAATGGTTTTTTTGTGGTTAATTGCTTTTTACTTATATCGGCAAACAACAAAATAA
- a CDS encoding DUF1257 domain-containing protein, producing MSHFSNIKTKIRNLDSLKAALKDLDVDWKNGPGIVRGYQGKTHKADIVVEQLNNYDFGFCWNGKEYELVADLQYWQQPLTVDGFLRQVTQRYAYHTVINETSNQGFSITEQAKNQDGSIRLVVQRWSA from the coding sequence ATGTCACATTTCAGCAATATTAAAACTAAAATTCGCAATCTAGATTCTTTAAAAGCAGCGCTTAAAGACTTAGATGTAGATTGGAAAAATGGTCCAGGAATTGTCAGAGGTTATCAAGGAAAAACCCACAAGGCTGATATTGTTGTTGAACAGTTAAACAACTATGATTTTGGCTTTTGCTGGAATGGCAAGGAATACGAACTAGTGGCAGATTTACAGTATTGGCAACAGCCATTGACTGTAGATGGCTTTCTGCGTCAGGTTACTCAACGCTATGCCTATCATACAGTTATTAACGAAACTAGCAATCAAGGTTTTTCCATTACAGAGCAAGCTAAAAATCAGGATGGTTCAATTCGTTTAGTCGTTCAACGTTGGAGTGCGTGA
- a CDS encoding MBOAT family O-acyltransferase: protein MLFNSFEFIFLFLPITLLGFFLISRKPEYIKQQMPIYWLVAASLFFYAKYKVLNLPLILISIAVNYGLGYLLGNVLKKTKTKKTTLLLGIIFNLGLICYFKYSGFLVSNINYFVKTDFIIPTIVIPLGISFFTFQQIAYLVDAYKGETKEYSILKYMLFVCFFPQLIAGPIVHHKEILPQFETTFIYKFNQTNLAIGLTFFMAGLFKKVVFADRIAEFSNLAFAAASQGINLTFSEAWVGALGYTLQLYFDFSGYCDMAIGAAYMFGISLPINFNSPYKSISIVDFWRRWHITLSHFLRDYLYIPLGGSRKGEFRRYFNLLITMLLGGLWHGAGWTFILWGGLQGFYLVINHLYRSWRKSLGHNLKNDGWLLRGIGWITTFMAVVVSWVFFRANSFATAILMLKSMFGFDGIELAPFLEPYLGFLRNLGVGFLGFSVNVGISQKYATFGIIILLLIAWLTPNTQQWMGNYSPTLTEPIEQNQSQWQQKFWQSLSWRPNKIWTVIVAGLTSLSLLCFSRVSEFLYFQF from the coding sequence ATGCTTTTCAATTCATTCGAATTTATTTTTCTGTTTTTGCCGATTACTCTATTGGGTTTCTTTTTAATTAGTAGAAAACCAGAGTATATCAAACAGCAAATGCCCATATATTGGCTAGTTGCTGCCTCACTATTTTTCTATGCTAAGTATAAGGTTCTAAATCTTCCCTTAATCTTGATATCTATCGCAGTTAACTATGGGTTAGGTTATCTACTGGGAAATGTATTAAAGAAAACAAAAACCAAGAAAACAACACTTTTGCTCGGTATTATATTCAACTTGGGGTTGATTTGCTACTTTAAGTATTCAGGCTTTTTAGTTAGCAATATAAATTATTTTGTCAAAACTGATTTTATTATTCCGACTATAGTAATTCCTTTAGGAATTTCCTTTTTTACATTTCAACAAATAGCATACTTAGTTGATGCCTATAAAGGTGAAACTAAAGAATACAGTATTTTGAAGTATATGCTGTTTGTCTGCTTTTTTCCGCAATTGATTGCAGGACCAATAGTTCATCATAAAGAAATTCTACCGCAATTTGAAACAACGTTTATCTATAAGTTTAATCAGACTAATCTAGCCATAGGTTTGACGTTTTTTATGGCTGGTTTATTCAAAAAAGTTGTTTTTGCCGATCGCATTGCCGAATTTTCTAATTTAGCTTTTGCAGCAGCATCTCAAGGAATAAATTTGACCTTCTCTGAAGCTTGGGTAGGAGCATTAGGCTATACTTTACAGCTTTATTTTGATTTTTCTGGTTATTGTGACATGGCAATTGGTGCAGCCTATATGTTCGGAATCAGTTTGCCGATAAATTTCAATTCACCTTACAAGTCAATTAGTATTGTTGATTTTTGGCGTAGATGGCATATTACTCTCTCTCATTTCTTGCGCGATTATTTATATATACCTTTGGGAGGAAGCCGCAAAGGGGAGTTTAGACGTTACTTTAACCTGTTAATTACTATGTTGCTAGGGGGATTATGGCATGGTGCAGGCTGGACTTTTATCTTGTGGGGTGGATTACAAGGATTCTATTTAGTTATTAATCATTTATATCGTTCTTGGCGCAAAAGTCTAGGGCATAATTTGAAAAACGATGGTTGGCTACTTCGTGGTATAGGATGGATAACAACCTTTATGGCTGTAGTTGTTTCTTGGGTCTTTTTTCGTGCTAATAGTTTTGCCACCGCTATTTTGATGCTTAAGTCTATGTTTGGCTTTGATGGTATTGAATTAGCACCTTTTCTAGAGCCTTATTTAGGGTTTTTAAGAAATTTGGGGGTAGGATTTTTAGGTTTTAGCGTTAATGTCGGTATCAGTCAAAAATATGCTACTTTTGGCATTATTATTCTCTTGCTCATTGCTTGGTTGACTCCTAATACCCAACAATGGATGGGGAATTATAGTCCAACACTTACTGAGCCTATCGAACAGAATCAATCTCAATGGCAACAAAAATTTTGGCAATCTTTATCTTGGAGACCAAACAAAATTTGGACAGTTATTGTAGCAGGATTAACATCACTCTCTTTGCTATGTTTTAGTAGAGTTAGCGAGTTTCTATATTTCCAATTCTAA
- a CDS encoding M20 metallopeptidase family protein, which produces MIFTVKEAKSVDLSQIRSEIRNLQLNLVEWRRSLHQKPELAFQEQITAKFIQEKLQSWNIPHEIGIAKTGIVATIISNFPGKVLAIRADMDALPIQEANEVSYRSQHEGRMHACGHDGHTAIALGTAYYLSNHKDSWQGTVKIIFQPAEEGPGGAKPMIEAGVLHNPEVDAIIGLHLWNNLPLGTIGVRSGALMAAVECFRVSILGKGGHGAMPDQTVDSIVVASQIVNALQTIVSRNVKPLDAAVVTVGELHAGTALNVIADTARMSGTIRYFNPELETLIGKRLEAIIAGICQMHGANYELNHWQLYPPTVNDSAIAELVRSVAAEVVETPMGVVPECQTMGGEDMSFFLQEVPGCYFFLGSANPDKGLAYPHHHPRFDFDETALGMGVEIFVRCVEKFSNGDY; this is translated from the coding sequence ATGATCTTCACGGTAAAAGAAGCCAAATCCGTTGATTTAAGCCAAATTCGCTCTGAAATACGCAACTTGCAGCTAAATTTAGTTGAGTGGCGACGTAGCCTACATCAGAAACCAGAATTAGCTTTCCAAGAACAGATTACGGCAAAATTTATCCAAGAAAAACTTCAGTCGTGGAATATTCCCCATGAAATAGGTATTGCCAAAACTGGTATTGTCGCCACTATTATCAGTAATTTTCCTGGCAAAGTCTTGGCTATTCGTGCCGATATGGATGCTTTACCAATCCAAGAAGCAAACGAGGTTTCCTATAGATCGCAACATGAAGGCAGGATGCACGCTTGCGGACATGATGGACATACGGCGATCGCTCTTGGTACAGCTTACTATCTCTCGAACCACAAAGATAGCTGGCAGGGGACAGTAAAAATTATCTTCCAACCCGCCGAAGAAGGTCCAGGGGGAGCAAAACCGATGATTGAAGCGGGAGTGTTACACAATCCTGAAGTGGATGCAATTATCGGCTTACATCTGTGGAATAATTTGCCTCTAGGCACTATAGGAGTTCGTAGTGGTGCATTAATGGCAGCCGTAGAGTGTTTTCGTGTGTCGATTTTAGGTAAAGGTGGTCATGGGGCAATGCCCGATCAAACCGTAGACTCAATTGTGGTTGCTAGTCAAATTGTTAATGCTTTGCAAACTATTGTTTCGCGTAATGTCAAGCCTTTAGACGCTGCGGTAGTAACCGTAGGTGAGTTACACGCAGGTACAGCATTGAACGTGATCGCCGATACCGCCAGGATGAGTGGCACGATTCGCTATTTTAATCCTGAATTAGAAACTCTTATTGGTAAAAGGCTAGAAGCTATCATTGCCGGTATCTGTCAAATGCACGGCGCAAACTATGAACTAAATCACTGGCAGCTATATCCACCTACAGTTAACGATAGTGCGATCGCCGAATTGGTGCGCTCAGTGGCAGCAGAAGTAGTAGAAACCCCCATGGGAGTTGTGCCAGAGTGCCAAACTATGGGAGGAGAAGATATGTCTTTCTTTTTGCAGGAAGTGCCTGGATGCTATTTCTTTTTGGGTTCAGCCAATCCCGATAAGGGTTTAGCCTATCCCCATCATCATCCTCGCTTTGACTTTGATGAAACAGCTTTAGGAATGGGTGTAGAGATATTTGTCCGCTGTGTAGAGAAGTTTTCAAACGGTGATTATTAA
- a CDS encoding CsbD family protein → MSIEDRVKATAKNVEGKVQEAVGEVTGNPQDKVEGRDKQAEAQVQHSVENVKDNIKKAID, encoded by the coding sequence ATGAGTATTGAAGATAGAGTTAAAGCTACTGCCAAAAACGTTGAAGGTAAAGTCCAAGAGGCAGTGGGCGAAGTTACGGGTAATCCTCAAGACAAAGTTGAAGGACGAGATAAACAAGCAGAAGCTCAAGTCCAGCATAGTGTAGAAAACGTTAAAGATAACATCAAAAAAGCGATTGATTAA
- the bioU gene encoding (S)-8-amino-7-oxononanoate synthase BioU, translating to MIIDKAANPIKVGVMGFGGLGQAAARILDPKGEMTLVAAADQKGYAYNPTGLNLNTAISTYNNRYSVGYLDEWGTLSNNSIEDLITHNRAVDGYFLALPNLPNTFMADVARKFINSGWQGVLVDALKRTSAVEQLLELQSDLQQAGITYLTGCGATPGLLTAAAAVAAQSYAEIHSVKITFGVGIANWEAYRATIREDIAHMPEYDVETARAMSDREVAQLLDKTDGIISLENMEHADDIMLELAGICDRSRVTVGGVVDTRNPKKPLSTNVKVTGRTFEGKISTHTFSLGDETSMAANVCGPAFGYLKAGIALNRRGITGLFTAAEIMPQFVR from the coding sequence ATGATTATCGACAAAGCAGCTAATCCAATCAAAGTTGGCGTTATGGGTTTTGGAGGTTTAGGACAGGCAGCAGCCAGGATTTTAGATCCTAAAGGAGAGATGACCCTAGTAGCAGCAGCAGATCAAAAAGGCTATGCCTACAACCCTACGGGATTAAATTTGAATACAGCAATCTCCACCTATAACAACCGATATTCGGTGGGTTACTTAGATGAATGGGGGACTCTAAGCAACAACAGTATTGAAGATCTAATCACCCATAATAGGGCAGTAGATGGCTACTTTTTGGCTTTGCCCAATCTACCTAATACTTTTATGGCAGATGTTGCCAGGAAGTTTATCAATTCAGGATGGCAAGGAGTTTTGGTAGATGCCCTTAAACGCACTAGCGCGGTTGAACAATTATTAGAATTGCAATCTGATTTACAACAGGCGGGAATTACATATTTAACAGGGTGTGGTGCAACTCCTGGATTATTAACAGCAGCAGCAGCAGTAGCAGCACAAAGCTATGCCGAAATTCATAGCGTTAAGATTACCTTTGGTGTAGGTATTGCTAATTGGGAGGCTTATCGGGCAACTATCAGAGAAGATATTGCTCATATGCCAGAATACGATGTCGAAACAGCCAGAGCAATGAGCGATCGCGAAGTTGCCCAGTTGTTAGATAAAACTGACGGTATTATTTCCCTAGAAAACATGGAACACGCCGACGATATCATGTTGGAGTTAGCAGGAATATGCGATCGCAGTCGAGTTACCGTTGGTGGGGTGGTAGATACTCGTAACCCGAAAAAACCCCTCAGTACTAATGTCAAAGTTACAGGACGTACTTTTGAAGGAAAAATATCTACCCATACTTTCAGCTTGGGAGATGAAACTAGTATGGCAGCTAACGTGTGTGGTCCAGCTTTTGGTTATCTCAAAGCTGGTATAGCTTTAAACCGTCGTGGTATTACTGGCTTATTTACCGCAGCCGAAATTATGCCTCAGTTTGTAAGATAG
- a CDS encoding 4a-hydroxytetrahydrobiopterin dehydratase, protein MTLNQTEIDQKIQTLPQWQQQDQTITRTFKFKNFVQAIDFVDKLVKPAEAAQHHPDLEISYNKVKVSLTSHDAGGLTQKDFDMAQTISKLAN, encoded by the coding sequence ATGACTTTGAATCAAACTGAAATTGACCAGAAAATTCAAACCTTACCCCAATGGCAGCAACAAGACCAAACCATTACTCGTACCTTTAAATTTAAAAACTTTGTCCAGGCGATCGATTTTGTCGATAAACTAGTTAAACCAGCAGAAGCAGCACAACATCATCCCGACTTAGAAATTTCCTATAACAAAGTAAAAGTTTCTCTCACTTCCCATGATGCAGGAGGACTAACCCAAAAAGATTTTGACATGGCTCAAACCATTTCTAAATTAGCTAATTAA
- a CDS encoding ferredoxin, whose protein sequence is MSNFSPLEKSGFEPELGGVIRDNSQRSGFEPELGGAWRQKGVYVDENICIGCKNCTHVAANTFYIEPDYGRARVFNQNSDTEELINEAIDTCPVNCIHWLDYTELKQMERERKYQVIQNLAIPPNMRRSQLRMGKKARKHNN, encoded by the coding sequence ATGTCTAATTTTTCTCCTCTAGAAAAAAGCGGTTTTGAGCCAGAATTAGGAGGTGTTATCCGTGATAACTCTCAAAGAAGCGGTTTTGAACCAGAATTAGGGGGAGCATGGCGACAAAAAGGAGTCTATGTTGATGAAAACATTTGCATAGGTTGTAAAAACTGTACTCACGTCGCGGCTAATACTTTTTACATTGAACCAGACTATGGTAGAGCCAGAGTGTTCAACCAAAATAGCGACACAGAAGAGCTAATCAACGAAGCTATAGATACTTGTCCAGTAAATTGTATTCATTGGCTTGATTATACCGAACTCAAGCAGATGGAGCGCGAGAGAAAATATCAGGTAATTCAAAACTTGGCTATTCCTCCCAATATGAGGCGATCGCAATTAAGAATGGGTAAGAAAGCAAGAAAGCACAATAACTAA
- the accD gene encoding acetyl-CoA carboxylase, carboxyltransferase subunit beta, with product MSSLFDWFANLRKTELPMQKLQEREIADGLWTKCTACASVAYTKDLQANQLVCPECDYHNQVDSDERIRQLIDANTWKPLNENIRPIDPLIFRDRKDYQARLQDYQAKTGLTDAVTTGTGLTDGLPISLGVMDFRFMGGSMGSVVGEKLCRLIEHATAEGFPVVIICASGGARMQEGMFSLMQMAKISGALQRHQEAKLLYIPVLAHPTMGGVTASFAMLGDIIIAEPKATIGFAGRRVIEQTLREKLPEGFQTSEYLLEHGFIDSIVPRTQLKKTLAQLISLHQPFYALMSPIEQKYHSEVSETV from the coding sequence ATGTCTTCTTTATTTGATTGGTTCGCCAACCTCAGAAAAACAGAACTACCGATGCAAAAGCTGCAAGAGAGAGAAATTGCTGATGGACTATGGACAAAATGTACTGCTTGTGCTTCTGTGGCATATACAAAAGATTTACAGGCTAACCAATTAGTTTGTCCTGAATGCGATTATCATAATCAAGTTGATAGTGACGAAAGAATCAGGCAATTGATCGATGCTAATACATGGAAACCTCTAAACGAAAATATTAGACCAATTGATCCCCTGATATTTCGCGATCGCAAAGATTATCAGGCAAGATTACAGGACTATCAGGCAAAAACAGGTCTAACTGATGCGGTGACAACAGGTACGGGTTTAACTGATGGTCTACCTATTTCTTTGGGGGTGATGGATTTTCGCTTTATGGGTGGCAGCATGGGATCCGTAGTCGGAGAAAAGCTTTGTCGTCTAATTGAACACGCTACTGCCGAAGGATTTCCCGTAGTAATTATTTGTGCTTCTGGTGGAGCAAGAATGCAGGAAGGTATGTTTAGCCTAATGCAAATGGCAAAAATTTCAGGAGCTTTGCAACGTCACCAAGAAGCAAAATTACTATATATTCCTGTGTTAGCTCATCCTACTATGGGAGGAGTTACCGCTAGCTTTGCTATGTTAGGAGATATTATTATAGCTGAACCTAAAGCTACTATTGGTTTTGCAGGTAGACGGGTAATAGAACAAACTTTGAGAGAAAAGTTACCCGAAGGATTCCAAACCTCTGAATATTTATTAGAACATGGTTTTATTGATTCAATTGTGCCCCGCACTCAGCTAAAAAAGACTTTGGCGCAGTTGATTAGTCTGCATCAGCCTTTTTATGCTCTAATGTCTCCTATAGAACAAAAATATCATTCAGAAGTGAGTGAAACCGTCTAA